DNA from Castellaniella sp. MT123:
TCGATGCTGAACAGCTACTCGGGCTGGGCAGCGGCGGGCATCGGTTTCTCCTTGAACAACCCGATGCTGATCATCGCCGGTTCGCTCGTGGGATCCTCGGGCGCGATCCTGTCCTACATCATGTGCAAGGCCATGAACCGCTCGTTCTTCAACGTCATTCTGGGCGGCTTTGGCGCCGAGGCGTCCTCGGGCAGCGGGGCTGCGACCGGACAGCGCAGCGTCAAATCCGGCAGCCCAGACGATGCGGCCTTCCTCATGAGCAATGCCGAAACGGTCACCATCGTCCCGGGCTACGGGCTGGCGGTGGCGCGCGCTCAGCACGCCCTGAAGGAACTGGCCAGCAAACTGTCGGACATGGGCGTGACGGTCAAATACGCCATCCATCCGGTGGCCGGGCGCATGCCGGGACACATGAACGTGCTGCTGGCCGAGGCCGAAGTCCCCTACGACCAGGTCTTCGAAATGGAGGACATCAACGGCGAATTCGGCCAGACTGACGTGGTGCTGGTGCTGGGCGCCAACGACGTGGTCAACCCGGCGGCTAAAAACGACCCCAAGTCGCCCATCGCCGGCATGCCCATCCTCGAGGCCTACAAGGCCCGCAACGTGATCGTCAACAAGCGATCCATGGCGGCCGGCTATGCCGGCCTGGACAACGAACTGTTCTACATGGACAAGACCATGATGGTCTTTGGCGACGCCAAAAAGGTCCTGGAGGACATGCTCAAGGCGCTCGACTGAGGCACAAACCCAGGTTCTCCCCCACGATTCCGGCCCGTTTCGACGGGCCGGAATCGTTTAGAATCGCAGCTTGGCGCAACTTGAACCTTGACCTGATCGACTATGGCCTTCGAGGAAGACGATCCCTTCACGGTGTCGCAAAGGCTCGACATCCAGAACATCCTGCAGGGTCTGCTGACCAAGCGCGCACTGGTGCGCCTGGATGTCCCGGGCCATGCCGTGTCCATCATCTCCACCCTGCTCGACGTGGACGTGAAACAAGGCACCCTCACGATCGACAATGCATCCGAGGACACCCTCAACACCCAGTTGTTGCGTGCGCCCGCCGTGCGTCTGCAGGGCATGCTCGACCGGGTCATGATCGAATTCAACGGCCCTTTGCAGCCTGTCATGCATGACGGCCGGCCGGCATTTTCCATGGCCTGGCCCGCCCAGCTGCGCCGCGTGCAGCGGCGGGAATTCTTCCGCATGGACATCCCGGCCAGCAATCCCGCCACCTGCCTGATCAAGGACGCGACCCTGCCGTCGGGGCAGGCGACGTTCAAGCTGGCCAACATCAGTGCCGGCGGCCTGCAGCTGATCGACCGGACAAACCTGCTGGCGGACCACGGCATCGGCGCCTTCTTCGACACCTGCACACTGACTCTGCCTGGC
Protein-coding regions in this window:
- a CDS encoding NAD(P)(+) transhydrogenase (Re/Si-specific) subunit beta, with protein sequence MISANLVTLLYLIASVCFIQALKGLSHPTTSRRGNAFGMAGMVIAILTTAALIIGLARDGATALGLGRIILGLLIGGSIGTLLARKVEMTKMPELIAFMHSMIGLAAVAIATAVVSEPHAFGIAAPGAPIPTGNRLELFIGTFVGAITFSGSVIAFGKLSGKYKFRLFQGAPVVFPSQHLLNLALAIVMLVCGFWFMGTQSWLPFVLMTLIAFVLGVLIIIPIGGADMPVVISMLNSYSGWAAAGIGFSLNNPMLIIAGSLVGSSGAILSYIMCKAMNRSFFNVILGGFGAEASSGSGAATGQRSVKSGSPDDAAFLMSNAETVTIVPGYGLAVARAQHALKELASKLSDMGVTVKYAIHPVAGRMPGHMNVLLAEAEVPYDQVFEMEDINGEFGQTDVVLVLGANDVVNPAAKNDPKSPIAGMPILEAYKARNVIVNKRSMAAGYAGLDNELFYMDKTMMVFGDAKKVLEDMLKALD
- a CDS encoding flagellar brake protein, translated to MAFEEDDPFTVSQRLDIQNILQGLLTKRALVRLDVPGHAVSIISTLLDVDVKQGTLTIDNASEDTLNTQLLRAPAVRLQGMLDRVMIEFNGPLQPVMHDGRPAFSMAWPAQLRRVQRREFFRMDIPASNPATCLIKDATLPSGQATFKLANISAGGLQLIDRTNLLADHGIGAFFDTCTLTLPGAGTLDVTLRLLRHTQLAQEGDKPLAMVACRFFKLPANREITIQQYVGTLERAVLARRWGTD